One window from the genome of Elaeis guineensis isolate ETL-2024a chromosome 5, EG11, whole genome shotgun sequence encodes:
- the LOC140858204 gene encoding L-type lectin-domain containing receptor kinase SIT2-like isoform X1, translating to MVSKILLVILLLILVASSDNEIIFNGFTGANLSLNGLAQITSGGLLMLTNNTKEGQGHAFHPALLHFKNSSNGKPLSFNATFVFAIRPEYPDASGHGLAFAVSPSKELPGAMPNQHLGLFNTTDIGKPIDHIFAIELDIVKNVDFNDINDNHVGIDINSLTSMNSSPVAYFDGKSGRFKSLKLISGDPMQVWIEYNGMDMQLDVTISPINVPKPDIPLVSSKVNLSSILFDDMYAGFSASTGSATACHYILGWSFSLNGTAQPLDLSKLPSLPYQENSKKISHLLAIALPLVAVVLLLLSIAVIFFVRRKRENYEELIEDWELEFGPHRFLYKDLFKATKGFREENLLGFGGFGHVYKGVLPTSATEVAVKKISHESRQGMREFVAEIVSMGQLRHRNLVQLLGYCRREGELLLVYEYMPNGSLDKFLFHGEQPALTWSQRFQIIKDVCSGLHYLHEGWEQVVIHRDIKASNVLLDREFNGKLGDFGLARLYSRGTNPQTTHIVGTLGYLAPEISKTGKATTSSDVYAFGAFLLEVACGRRPIESHPSVEVPGLVDWVLGCWKMGTILETRDPKLGSDYVVKEMELVLKLGLLCSHPDPMARPSMRQVVQSLEGDAPLPAMSTDALFTSTSTQRYDECFDDFLMSGPSISDSTNITYPPPFVSGGR from the coding sequence ATGGTATCCAAGATCCTCCTTGTGATCCTTCTACTGATATTAGTAGcctcctccgacaatgagatCATCTTCAATGGATTCACCGGTGCAAACTTGAGCCTGAACGGCTTAGCACAGATCACCTCCGGTGGGCTTTTGATGTTGACCAACAACACAAAGGAAGGACAGGGTCATGCCTTCCACCCTGCTCTGCTTCATTTTAAGAACTCTTCCAATGGTAAGCCTCTTTCCTTCAATGCTACGTTTGTCTTTGCAATCAGACCGGAGTACCCAGATGCCAGCGGCCATGGCCTGGCTTTCGCTGTCTCCCCCTCGAAGGAGCTCCCTGGAGCTATGCCCAACCAACATCTCGGTCTCTTCAACACAACAGATATTGGAAAACCTATCGATCATATATTTGCGATCGAGCTCGACATAGTGAAGAACGTGGACTTCAACGACATCAACGATAACCATGTTGGCATCGATATTAATAGCTTGACATCTATGAATTCATCTCCTGTagcatattttgatggtaagagcgGTCGATTCAAGAGTCTGAAGCTGATCAGTGGAGACCCGATGCAAGTTTGGATTGAGTACAACGGCATGGATATGCAACTGGATGTTACCATATCTCCAATCAACGTACCTAAACCTGATATTCCTCTTGTGTCTTCGAAGGTCAATCTCTCATCAATATTGTTTGATGACATGTACGCAGGCTTTTCTGCATCAACAGGGTCAGCCACAGCGTGTCATTATATTCTGGGGTGGAGCTTTAGCCTGAATGGAACTGCTCAGCCACTTGATCTCTCGAAGCTTCCATCACTTCCTTACCAAGAAAACAGCAAGAAGATATCTCATCTTCTAGCTATTGCATTGCCCTTAGTTGCAGTAGTCCTCTTGCTCCTCTCCATAGCTGTGATTTTCTTTGTtcggaggaagagagagaactaCGAAGAGCTAATTGAAGACTGGGAACTCGAATTCGGACCCCATAGGTTTCTATACAAGGATCTCTTCAAGGCAACTAAAGGCTTCAGGGAAGAGAACCTCCTCGGATTTGGTGGTTTTGGTCACGTTTACAAAGGTGTGCTGCCCACTTCGGCGACCGAAGTTGCAGTGAAGAAGATCTCTCATGAATCAAGGCAAGGGATGAGGGAATTTGTCGCAGAGATTGTAAGCATGGGCCAGCTGAGGCACCGCAACTTGGTGCAGCTCCTTGGTTATTGTCGGCGGGAAGGGGAACTCCTATTGGTATATGAATACATGCCCAATGGCAGTCTTGATAAGTTCCTCTTCCATGGAGAACAGCCAGCATTGACCTGGAGTCAGAGGTTTCAAATTATCAAAGATGTATGTTCCGGGCTCCACTATCTGCATGAAGGGTGGGAGCAGGTGGTGATCCACAGGGACATCAAGGCCAGTAATGTGCTACTTGATAGAGAATTTAATGGAAAGTTAGGAGACTTCGGACTAGCTAGGTTATACAGCCGTGGGACTAATCCTCAGACCACCCATATCGTTGGGACACTCGGTTATCTTGCCCCAGAGATCAGTAAGACTGGTAAGGCGACAACAAGCTCTGATGTGTATGCCTTCGGTGCTTTCCTTTTGGAGGTTGCTTGCGGGAGGAGGCCGATAGAGTCTCAtccttcagtggaggtgccaggCCTGGTGGACTGGGTTCTAGGATGCTGGAAGATGGGGACGATTCTGGAGACCAGGGATCCAAAATTGGGAAGTGATTATGTCGTGAAGGAGATGGAGTTGGTACTGAAGCTTGGCTTGCTCTGCTCACACCCCGATCCTATGGCTAGACCAAGCATGAGACAAGTTGTGCAGTCCCTGGAAGGTGATGCTCCCCTGCCTGCTATGTCGACAGATGCTCTGTTCACTAGCACTTCAACACAAAGATATGATGAATGCTTTGACGATTTTCTCATGTCAGGTCCATCTATATCTGATAGCACAAACATAACATATCCACCACCATTTGTCAGTGGTGGTCGTTAA
- the LOC140858204 gene encoding L-type lectin-domain containing receptor kinase SIT2-like isoform X3, whose product MVSKILLVILLLILVASSDNEIIFNGFTGANLSLNGLAQITSGGLLMLTNNTKEGQGHAFHPALLHFKNSSNGFSASTGSATACHYILGWSFSLNGTAQPLDLSKLPSLPYQENSKKISHLLAIALPLVAVVLLLLSIAVIFFVRRKRENYEELIEDWELEFGPHRFLYKDLFKATKGFREENLLGFGGFGHVYKGVLPTSATEVAVKKISHESRQGMREFVAEIVSMGQLRHRNLVQLLGYCRREGELLLVYEYMPNGSLDKFLFHGEQPALTWSQRFQIIKDVCSGLHYLHEGWEQVVIHRDIKASNVLLDREFNGKLGDFGLARLYSRGTNPQTTHIVGTLGYLAPEISKTGKATTSSDVYAFGAFLLEVACGRRPIESHPSVEVPGLVDWVLGCWKMGTILETRDPKLGSDYVVKEMELVLKLGLLCSHPDPMARPSMRQVVQSLEGDAPLPAMSTDALFTSTSTQRYDECFDDFLMSGPSISDSTNITYPPPFVSGGR is encoded by the exons ATGGTATCCAAGATCCTCCTTGTGATCCTTCTACTGATATTAGTAGcctcctccgacaatgagatCATCTTCAATGGATTCACCGGTGCAAACTTGAGCCTGAACGGCTTAGCACAGATCACCTCCGGTGGGCTTTTGATGTTGACCAACAACACAAAGGAAGGACAGGGTCATGCCTTCCACCCTGCTCTGCTTCATTTTAAGAACTCTTCCAATG GCTTTTCTGCATCAACAGGGTCAGCCACAGCGTGTCATTATATTCTGGGGTGGAGCTTTAGCCTGAATGGAACTGCTCAGCCACTTGATCTCTCGAAGCTTCCATCACTTCCTTACCAAGAAAACAGCAAGAAGATATCTCATCTTCTAGCTATTGCATTGCCCTTAGTTGCAGTAGTCCTCTTGCTCCTCTCCATAGCTGTGATTTTCTTTGTtcggaggaagagagagaactaCGAAGAGCTAATTGAAGACTGGGAACTCGAATTCGGACCCCATAGGTTTCTATACAAGGATCTCTTCAAGGCAACTAAAGGCTTCAGGGAAGAGAACCTCCTCGGATTTGGTGGTTTTGGTCACGTTTACAAAGGTGTGCTGCCCACTTCGGCGACCGAAGTTGCAGTGAAGAAGATCTCTCATGAATCAAGGCAAGGGATGAGGGAATTTGTCGCAGAGATTGTAAGCATGGGCCAGCTGAGGCACCGCAACTTGGTGCAGCTCCTTGGTTATTGTCGGCGGGAAGGGGAACTCCTATTGGTATATGAATACATGCCCAATGGCAGTCTTGATAAGTTCCTCTTCCATGGAGAACAGCCAGCATTGACCTGGAGTCAGAGGTTTCAAATTATCAAAGATGTATGTTCCGGGCTCCACTATCTGCATGAAGGGTGGGAGCAGGTGGTGATCCACAGGGACATCAAGGCCAGTAATGTGCTACTTGATAGAGAATTTAATGGAAAGTTAGGAGACTTCGGACTAGCTAGGTTATACAGCCGTGGGACTAATCCTCAGACCACCCATATCGTTGGGACACTCGGTTATCTTGCCCCAGAGATCAGTAAGACTGGTAAGGCGACAACAAGCTCTGATGTGTATGCCTTCGGTGCTTTCCTTTTGGAGGTTGCTTGCGGGAGGAGGCCGATAGAGTCTCAtccttcagtggaggtgccaggCCTGGTGGACTGGGTTCTAGGATGCTGGAAGATGGGGACGATTCTGGAGACCAGGGATCCAAAATTGGGAAGTGATTATGTCGTGAAGGAGATGGAGTTGGTACTGAAGCTTGGCTTGCTCTGCTCACACCCCGATCCTATGGCTAGACCAAGCATGAGACAAGTTGTGCAGTCCCTGGAAGGTGATGCTCCCCTGCCTGCTATGTCGACAGATGCTCTGTTCACTAGCACTTCAACACAAAGATATGATGAATGCTTTGACGATTTTCTCATGTCAGGTCCATCTATATCTGATAGCACAAACATAACATATCCACCACCATTTGTCAGTGGTGGTCGTTAA
- the LOC105036635 gene encoding uncharacterized protein, whose product MASASEIILPIGTQKHDPAWKHCLMIRSGGRTKLKCMYCMKLFLGGGIHRIKEHLARHKGNASCCPKVPPEVQVAMQQSLDGAAVRKKKKLKLAEEVKKVNSGNNHAEGGQVDAALQMIPVPEILGDIAPIQVEVREEGMPKERGRKKRARYTSPPPPAPLPPLVTALEVGVPIKSGSGATMDKDQVYMAIGRFLYEAGVPLDAVNSVYFQPMLDAIASAGPGLEMFSYHDFRGWILKRSIEEVNNKLLRLKGMWGRTGCSILADEWTTETGKTLINFLVYCPEGTMFLKSVDASHIVTSADTLYELLKHVVEEVGAANVVQVITNNAESHAIAGKRLTETFPTLFWTPCASQCIDAMLEVIGKLEAISGVIENAKTITGFIYNHAIVLNLMRKYTNGKDLIIPGDTRAAMNFITLKSMTSLKEELTAMVGSEEWMECPYSKKPGGIAMTNLIGSLEFWSSCAAIVRITEPIVRVLKLVDSNKRPAMGYIYVAMHQVKQAIKKELVKKRDYMTYWDIIDWRWDRQLPRPLHAAGFFLNPQFFYSIQGEVSNEVSSGMLDCIERLVPETKVQDKIQKELSLYKSAAGDLGRKMAVRARQTLLPAEWWSTYGGGCPNLMRLAVRILSQTCSARGCERIHIPFEQIHNQRMNYLEHQRLCDLIFVRYNLRLQQRQLLKSKPFDPISIDNIDIVDDWIVEKSELLSGADEDPNWMVLNPPLASGVLSENSDDVEVEAFIAGLDDEVIRGAGQDAEDDDDIKEEDESRDGASFICN is encoded by the exons ATGGCATCTGCCTCGGAAATTATACTCCCAATTGGCACCCAAAAGCATGATCCGGCCTGGAAGCACTGCTTGATGATCCGGTCCGGTGGCCGGACGAAGCTGAAATGCATGTACTGCATGAAACTGTTTCTCGGCGGTGGGATCCACCGAATCAAAGAACATCTTGCCCGGCACAAGGGCAATGCTTCGTGCTGCCCGAAAGTCCCGCCGGAGGTCCAGGTCGCCATGCAGCAGAGCTTGGATGGCGCGGCggtgagaaagaagaagaagcttAAGCTTGCTGAGGAGGTGAAGAAGGTTAACTCGGGTAACAATCACGCGGAAGGGGGCCAAGTGGATGCCGCGCTGCAAATGATCCCGGTACCTGAAATTCTCGGTGATATTGCTCCCATTCAGGTGGAGGTGAGAGAGGAGGGTATGcccaaagagagagggaggaagaagagagccAGATATACTTCTCCTCCCCCTCCTGCCCCTCTCCCACCTCTTGTCACTGCATTGGAGGTCGGCGTGCCCATCAAGTCCGGTTCGGGAGCGACTATGGATAAGGATCAGGTTTATATGGCAATTGGGCGGTTTCTCTACGAGGCTGGGGTGCCTTTGGATGCAGTGAATTCCGTGTATTTCCAACCGATGTTAGATGCGATTGCATCAGCTGGGCCGGGGCTTGAAATGTTCTCCTATCATGATTTTCGTGGTTGGATTCTAAAGAGATCGATTGAAGAAGTGAATAACAAGTTGCTGCGTTTAAAGGGGATGTGGGGTCGGACTGGTTGTTCTATATTGGCCGATGAATGGACCACTGAGACCGGTAAAAccctgatcaattttttggtgTATTGTCCTGAAGGAACAATGTTTCTGAAGTCGGTTGATGCATCACATATTGTTACCTCTGCTGATACGCTCTATGAGTTGCTTAAGCATGTGGTGGAAGAAGTTGGTGCAGCAAATGTAGTACAAGTGATTACCAACAACGCTGAAAGCCATGCTATTGCAGGGAAAAGGTTGACCGAAACCTTTCCTACATTGTTTTGGACACCATGTGCTTCACAGTGCATAGATGCAATGCTCGAGGTTATTGGGAAGTTGGAGGCAATAAGTGGGGTCATTGAGAATGCAAAGACCATTACAGGGTTTATCTACAATCATGCGATTGTTTTGAATCTGATGAGGAAGTATACAAATGGTAAAGATTTGATAATCCCTGGTGACACCCGTGCTGCTATGAATTTCATCACATTGAAGAGCATGACTAGTCTGAAAGAGGAGTTAACAGCAATGGTCGGTTCAGAGGAGTGGATGGAATGCCCATATTCAAAAAAGCCTGGAGGCATTGCTATGACTAATCTTATTGGTAGTTTAGAATTTTGGTCTTCTTGTGCTGCAATTGTTCGCATAACAGAGCCTATAGTGCGAGTTCTTAAGTTGGTCGATAGCAACAAGAGGCCTGCAATGGGCTATATTTATGTGGCCATGCATCAAGTTAAACAAgcaattaagaaggaattggtgaaGAAGAGAGACTACATGACTTACTGGGATATCATTGATTGGAGGTGGGATAGGCAACTGCCTCGCCCTCTTCATGCAGCAGGTTTCTTCCTCAACCCTCAGTTCTTCTACAGCATCCAGGGAGAAGTTTCCAATGAGGTATCATCAGGCATGCTCGATTGTATAGAAAGATTAGTGCCTGAGACAAAAGTCCAAGACAAAATCCAAAAGGAGCTCAGCTTGTATAAAAGTGCAGCAGGGGACTTGGGAAGGAAGATGGCTGTCAGAGCAAGACAAACTTTACTTCCTG CTGAGTGGTGGTCCACATATGGAGGAGGTTGCCCAAATCTGATGCGTTTGGCTGTACGCATTCTCAGTCAAACTTGCAGTGCAAGGGGATGTGAGCGGATTCACATTCCTTTTGAACAAATTCATAACCAACGAATGAACTATTTGGAGCATCAGCGACTCTGTGACCTCATTTTTGTCCGTTATAACTTGCGTTTGCAGCAAAG GCAACTTTTGAAGAGTAAACCATTTGATCCTATTTCTATTGACAACATTGACATTGTTGATGATTGGATTGTGGAGAAGAGTGAACTGCTTTCTGGGGCTGATGAAGATCCCAATTGGATGGTATTAAATCCACCATTAGCTAGTGGAGTGCTTTCAGAAAATTCTGATGATGTTGAAGTTGAAGCCTTTATTGCAG GACTTGATGATGAGGTGATCCGAGGTGCTGGTCAAGATGCAGAGGATGATGATGACATCAAAGAGGAAGATGAGAGCCGTGATGGTGCTTCTTTCATATGTAATTGA
- the LOC140858204 gene encoding L-type lectin-domain containing receptor kinase SIT2-like isoform X2, which produces MVSKILLVILLLILVASSDNEIIFNGFTGANLSLNGLAQITSGGLLMLTNNTKEGQGHAFHPALLHFKNSSNAYFDGKSGRFKSLKLISGDPMQVWIEYNGMDMQLDVTISPINVPKPDIPLVSSKVNLSSILFDDMYAGFSASTGSATACHYILGWSFSLNGTAQPLDLSKLPSLPYQENSKKISHLLAIALPLVAVVLLLLSIAVIFFVRRKRENYEELIEDWELEFGPHRFLYKDLFKATKGFREENLLGFGGFGHVYKGVLPTSATEVAVKKISHESRQGMREFVAEIVSMGQLRHRNLVQLLGYCRREGELLLVYEYMPNGSLDKFLFHGEQPALTWSQRFQIIKDVCSGLHYLHEGWEQVVIHRDIKASNVLLDREFNGKLGDFGLARLYSRGTNPQTTHIVGTLGYLAPEISKTGKATTSSDVYAFGAFLLEVACGRRPIESHPSVEVPGLVDWVLGCWKMGTILETRDPKLGSDYVVKEMELVLKLGLLCSHPDPMARPSMRQVVQSLEGDAPLPAMSTDALFTSTSTQRYDECFDDFLMSGPSISDSTNITYPPPFVSGGR; this is translated from the exons ATGGTATCCAAGATCCTCCTTGTGATCCTTCTACTGATATTAGTAGcctcctccgacaatgagatCATCTTCAATGGATTCACCGGTGCAAACTTGAGCCTGAACGGCTTAGCACAGATCACCTCCGGTGGGCTTTTGATGTTGACCAACAACACAAAGGAAGGACAGGGTCATGCCTTCCACCCTGCTCTGCTTCATTTTAAGAACTCTTCCAATG catattttgatggtaagagcgGTCGATTCAAGAGTCTGAAGCTGATCAGTGGAGACCCGATGCAAGTTTGGATTGAGTACAACGGCATGGATATGCAACTGGATGTTACCATATCTCCAATCAACGTACCTAAACCTGATATTCCTCTTGTGTCTTCGAAGGTCAATCTCTCATCAATATTGTTTGATGACATGTACGCAGGCTTTTCTGCATCAACAGGGTCAGCCACAGCGTGTCATTATATTCTGGGGTGGAGCTTTAGCCTGAATGGAACTGCTCAGCCACTTGATCTCTCGAAGCTTCCATCACTTCCTTACCAAGAAAACAGCAAGAAGATATCTCATCTTCTAGCTATTGCATTGCCCTTAGTTGCAGTAGTCCTCTTGCTCCTCTCCATAGCTGTGATTTTCTTTGTtcggaggaagagagagaactaCGAAGAGCTAATTGAAGACTGGGAACTCGAATTCGGACCCCATAGGTTTCTATACAAGGATCTCTTCAAGGCAACTAAAGGCTTCAGGGAAGAGAACCTCCTCGGATTTGGTGGTTTTGGTCACGTTTACAAAGGTGTGCTGCCCACTTCGGCGACCGAAGTTGCAGTGAAGAAGATCTCTCATGAATCAAGGCAAGGGATGAGGGAATTTGTCGCAGAGATTGTAAGCATGGGCCAGCTGAGGCACCGCAACTTGGTGCAGCTCCTTGGTTATTGTCGGCGGGAAGGGGAACTCCTATTGGTATATGAATACATGCCCAATGGCAGTCTTGATAAGTTCCTCTTCCATGGAGAACAGCCAGCATTGACCTGGAGTCAGAGGTTTCAAATTATCAAAGATGTATGTTCCGGGCTCCACTATCTGCATGAAGGGTGGGAGCAGGTGGTGATCCACAGGGACATCAAGGCCAGTAATGTGCTACTTGATAGAGAATTTAATGGAAAGTTAGGAGACTTCGGACTAGCTAGGTTATACAGCCGTGGGACTAATCCTCAGACCACCCATATCGTTGGGACACTCGGTTATCTTGCCCCAGAGATCAGTAAGACTGGTAAGGCGACAACAAGCTCTGATGTGTATGCCTTCGGTGCTTTCCTTTTGGAGGTTGCTTGCGGGAGGAGGCCGATAGAGTCTCAtccttcagtggaggtgccaggCCTGGTGGACTGGGTTCTAGGATGCTGGAAGATGGGGACGATTCTGGAGACCAGGGATCCAAAATTGGGAAGTGATTATGTCGTGAAGGAGATGGAGTTGGTACTGAAGCTTGGCTTGCTCTGCTCACACCCCGATCCTATGGCTAGACCAAGCATGAGACAAGTTGTGCAGTCCCTGGAAGGTGATGCTCCCCTGCCTGCTATGTCGACAGATGCTCTGTTCACTAGCACTTCAACACAAAGATATGATGAATGCTTTGACGATTTTCTCATGTCAGGTCCATCTATATCTGATAGCACAAACATAACATATCCACCACCATTTGTCAGTGGTGGTCGTTAA
- the LOC105046146 gene encoding putative cyclin-D7-1 yields the protein MVESSSLELLCDEEPFLLTPATSPVPAQRGPHSCFPEPPPPSHSNITDEECSQAFQDYILRERHYAPCVGYSEHLHRFTHLSTARTKAIRYIILVCSRLGLATGTAFNAVNYLDRFFSMNCRMKWEVWMTDLLSVACLSIASKLDEVNTPSLHHLQTEDLNHCFQPSTIQQMELTVLKTLDWRLSCVTPYSYVHLLTWHIHSSLSARVTHLLLRALLDTTFVDFAASTIAVSAMRCVVQTGALFSTLSRLIPVERMSDVDNCHKIMARRIMDPHNKNDGPWSPVSVIPTL from the exons atggTGGAGAGCAGCAGTCTAGAGCTGCTGTGCGACGAAGAGCCGTTTCTTCTAACTCCCGCAACTTCTCCGGTGCCAGCCCAACGTGGACCGCACTCGTGCTTCCCTGAACCTCCTCCACCATCCCACAGCAATATCACTGATGAAGAATGCAGCCAAGCCTTCCAGGATTACATCCTCAGGGAGCGCCATTATGCTCCGTGCGTTGGGTACTCGGAGCATCTCCATCGCTTTACTCATCTATCAACTGCCAGAACCAAAGCCATAAGATACATCATCTTG GTTTGTAGCCGGCTTGGTCTCGCCACTGGAACAGCATTTAACGCCGTGAACTATCTGGACCGCTTCTTCTCCATGAATTGTCGCATG AAATGGGAAGTTTGGATGACCGATCTGCTCTCCGTTGCCTGCCTCTCAATTGCTTCCAAACTGGACGAGGTCAACACCCCTTCCTTGCATCATCTCCAG ACGGAGGATCTGAACCATTGTTTCCAGCCGAGCACGATCCAGCAGATGGAACTGACGGTCCTCAAAACACTGGACTGGCGTCTCTCCTGCGTCACCCCATACTCCTACGTCCACTTGCTGACGTGGCACATCCACTCCTCCCTATCCGCTCGCGTCACCCACCTTCTCCTCCGCGCTCTTCTAG ATACCACGTTCGTGGATTTCGCTGCGTCCACCATCGCTGTATCGGCGATGAGGTGCGTCGTGCAGACCGGTGCTCTTTTCTCGACTCTCAGCCGTCTGATTCCGGTGGAACGCATG AGTGACGTGGACAATTGTCACAAGATCATGGCCCGACGCATCATGGACCCGCACAACAAGAACGATGGTCCGTGGAGCCCGGTGTCCGTCATTCCCACGCTCTAG